AATGCTTGCAGTGCTTGCTTGGCTTGTTCGAGTGTCTGTACTGGGATAGGTTGATAAATCGCACCTTGAAAATACTTTTCGTAAGTAAAAAGTGTTTCGGCGTTATCTTCTATGACAAGTACAGGAATACGAATCGGATCTAATTGCCAAGTACCTGGTAGTGAGGGTGACTCAAGAGTTGCACCAGGATAATTTATCGGGATGGACGCATAGAAAATCGAACCACCTCCCAAAGTACTGGTTACCCAGACTCTTCCCCCCAAGAGTTCAGCTAATTTGCGTGAAAGTGGTAGTCCCAAACCTGTACCTTTGATACGTTTTTGCAGTGGTGACTCTATCTGGATAAACTCTTCAAAAATCCGTTCAATATTTTCTGGTGCAATGCCAATACCTGTGTCAGCGACAGAAAAAGTAATGGCGTTGTTAGCCATTTCTACTTTCACCCTTACTTCACCTTGCTCGGTATATTTCAGTGCATTGGAGACAAAGTTTCTGAGAATTTGGGCAACTTTACCTTCATCTGTGTAAAGCGTGGGGATATTATCTGGTTCTTGAAACAACAGGGAAATTGAGGAATTATGAGCAAGTAGAGGACGCAGCATTCCTCTTAAGGTTGCAAATAACTCGCGTACTTCAAATTGAGCCGGATGTACAACAATTTTTCCGGCTTCAACCTTGGCTATATCTAACAAGTCATTCACTAACTCAGAAAGATTTTCAGCAGCTTTTTGCATGAACGTGACTTGCTTTTCCTGTTCTGGCGTTAAGTCCCCATCTATTCGGTCTAACAGCAATCGAGACAGAGAAATAATCGAATTCAGCGGTGTGCGAAACTCATGACTCATGTTTGAAAGAAAGCGGGTTTTGAGTTCATTAGCTCGTTTTAAAGAATCTGCTTTTTCGTCTAACTCTGCATATAAAGCGACAACACCGCGATTAGTTGCTTCAAGTTCCCGATTTAGCTGAATTAATTCTTCTTCACGCTTACGTAATGATTCTAAAGCCCGAAGCAGTTCTTGGTTTTGTTGCTGAATTTCCTCATAAGGACTTTGCGATGAGCGCATGATTAACTCATCAGCAATTTGTACTAATCGCTCAGATGTCAGTTCTAAAGCCTGCTTCGACAAGGGTTTCCCCATCAGCACAGTTGTGCCACTTCCTGGCGTAGACTCAATTTCAAACAGTTCCATCAGTCGCCGTGTGCCAAGGATGCCTAATCCTAATCCAG
This region of Nostoc sp. UHCC 0302 genomic DNA includes:
- a CDS encoding ATP-binding protein, giving the protein MSTTILTLEIRFEQDVVMTRQRTRHIAELLGFDSQDQTRLATAVSEIARNAFQYAKGGKVEFRVEGTSPQHFLICIRDTGPGIPDLKIVLEGQYKSVTGLGLGILGTRRLMELFEIESTPGSGTTVLMGKPLSKQALELTSERLVQIADELIMRSSQSPYEEIQQQNQELLRALESLRKREEELIQLNRELEATNRGVVALYAELDEKADSLKRANELKTRFLSNMSHEFRTPLNSIISLSRLLLDRIDGDLTPEQEKQVTFMQKAAENLSELVNDLLDIAKVEAGKIVVHPAQFEVRELFATLRGMLRPLLAHNSSISLLFQEPDNIPTLYTDEGKVAQILRNFVSNALKYTEQGEVRVKVEMANNAITFSVADTGIGIAPENIERIFEEFIQIESPLQKRIKGTGLGLPLSRKLAELLGGRVWVTSTLGGGSIFYASIPINYPGATLESPSLPGTWQLDPIRIPVLVIEDNAETLFTYEKYFQGAIYQPIPVQTLEQAKQALQAFSPVAIMLDILLKKQNTWALLSELKENQATKNIPIIVITVIDNEAKAKALGADAFLIKPVDRLLLLNQINMLVKQGKTQKLLLIDDDSTSRYVLKQFLNDSTGGSSTCLRVIEANDGREGLNVARLENPDCIILDLSMPELSGAEVVSLLKSDSATRNIPIIIYTSQPQEAEEITELAQSTVAIVSKEMVSSEVAIAQLKEALIKAGLAFSSLGVGHV